From Nymphaea colorata isolate Beijing-Zhang1983 chromosome 6, ASM883128v2, whole genome shotgun sequence, a single genomic window includes:
- the LOC116256056 gene encoding ABC transporter C family member 8 — protein MSFLEDAEGGWLSLVCDGEYDSPSSCLQRTGIDGLNVAFLLVLLLLSLVNIIKGDSASRHNTRTTFFFVVSLFCVLASFAHFGFGLWLLLDGNGGHKHWNLIVYPVRGLIWIAVAISCNFQSTKFTRALILIWWVSFSLLVSMFNVKTLVHTHSLQILDGASWLVNLLLLISAGKILASLFSHQAPNKSLHEPLLKGTVEGITNRFSPISLFTFSWIDPLLRLGYSRPLVLDDVPELGDEDGAETAYQSFIREWEKQRDTKPNSRNLTLGALTTSYWKDMLVIGAYAFIRSAAVSASPLLLNAVVQYSGLYDRSLVAGISLVGCLTLVKVSESLSQRYWFFHARRVGMRMRSAVMAAVFQKQLRLSSLARRNHSAGEIVNYVAVDAYRLGEFPWWFHTGWTSPLQLLFAIAILFAYARWATIPGLVPVAFAIFLNFPYAKLMQNCQTCFMDAQDERLRAMSEILNSIKIIKLQVWEEKFKNLIGTLRASEFKWLSSVQFNKTYNTVLYWMSPTFVSAAIIAGCAMFAGTPLNAATIFTILSTMRVMAEPVRMLPEAICILIQVKVSLDRLDRFLIDDELELIARDDGQISDSSVEINEGTFSWEPDAHTPTLRGISLAVRRGEKIAVCGAVGAGKSSLLQAILGEMPRLSGSVKLYGSVAYVAQIAWIQSGTVRDNVLFGKEMDKSKYEKAIKSCALDKDIENFAHGDLTEIGERGLNLSGGQKQRIQLARAVYNDADVYLLDDPFSAVDAHTAATLFNDCVMTALKKKTVILVTHQVEFLSDIDRVLVMEGGKVTQCGSYYELLKAGMAFEMLVTAHKEAMTVLNPTTCRWSKEVEKPNLCDSQIGRLQVTQENCEGDIPDKEVPKMQLTQDEEKEIGDLGLKPYLDYLRVSRGHLSFLLVILSQGTFVVLQILSTYWLATAVTVPSISHGVLVGVFSGISVCSGVFAYLRSLFTTILGLEASKAFFSGFVDSIFRAPMSFFDSTPVGRIFTRASSDMSMMDFDIPYALTFALAAWIEVIAFSILMSIVTWQLLIVVIPAILITLRLQNYYLASSRELIRINGTTKAPVMNYAAETTFGAVTIRAFFEMERFIKKNLQLIDRDAKLFFYTNGAMEWVLLRVEALQNAIVFAATLLLVVLPSGTVTAELAGLSLSYALAITGTQSFATRWCSNLANYIISVERIKQFMNLPTEAPYIVDDNRPPSTWPENGKIELQDLKIRYRPNAPLVLKGITCSLEAGHRIGVVGRTGSGKTTLISALLRLVEPVGGRILIDGLDICSMGLWDLRSKLSIIPQEPTLFRGTVRSNLDPLGLYSDLEIWEALRKCQLFTTIRSLPHQLDTSVRDEGENWSAGQRQLFCLGRVLLKRNKILVLDEATASIDSATDAILQRVIRQEFSDCTVITVAHRVPTVTDSDMVMVLSFGELLEYDKPEKLMETNSSFAKLVAEYWSNCSRENSSNNLSEPQ, from the exons ATGAGTTTCCTGGAAGACGCAGAAG GTGGATGGTTGTCACTAGTTTGTGATGGAGAGTATGATTCCCCGTCGTCATGTCTGCAGAGAACCGGGATAGATGGCTTGAACGTAGCGTTCCTTCTCGTTCTCCTGCTTCTTTCTCTTGTGAACATCATAAAAGGAGACTCTGCCAGTAGACACAACACGAGAACCACATTCTTTTTTGTTGTCTCATTGTTTTGCGTCCTTGCAAGCTTTGCTCACTTTGGTTTTGGATTATGGCTTCTGTTGGATGGAAACGGCGGTCATAAGCATTGGAACTTGATTGTTTATCCTGTCAGAGGATTGATATGGATCGCTGTAGCAATCTCTTGCAATTTTCAGTCTACAAAGTTCACGAGAGCTCTGATTTTGATCTGGTGGGTGTCTTTCTCACTGTTGGTTTCCATGTTTAACGTAAAGACTCTGGTACACACCCACAGTTTGCAAATCTTAGATGGTGCTTCTTGGCTGGTAAATCTGTTGCTGCTGATTTCTGCAGGGAAAATACTGGCTTCATTATTTTCTCATCAAGCTCCAAACAAAAGTCTGCATGAACCTTTGTTAAAAGGAACTGTGGAAGGGATAACAAATAGGTTCAGTCCgattagtctttttactttttcatggATTGATCCATTACTACGCTTGGGTTACTCAAGGCCACTAGTTCTTGATGATGTCCCAGAATTAGGAGATGAGGATGGTGCAGAAACAGCTTACCAGTCGTTTATAAGAGAATGGGAGAAGCAGAGGGACACCAAACCAAATTCAAGAAACTTAACTCTCGGAGCCTTAACTACTTCTTATTGGAAAGATATGTTAGTGATAGGTGCCTATGCTTTTATCCGCTCTGCTGCTGTTTCAGCTTCACCTCTGCTACTGAACGCTGTTGTACAATACTCTGGCTTGTACGACCGAAGCTTGGTTGCTGGTATCTCTTTGGTGGGGTGCTTGACTCTGGTGAAAGTTTCAGAATCCCTTTCTCAGAGGTACTGGTTCTTCCATGCGAGAAGAGTCGGCATGAGGATGAGATCTGCAGTGATGGCAGCAGTCTTTCAAAAGCAGCTCAGACTTTCGAGTTTGGCCAGAAGGAATCATTCTGCAGGGGAGATTGTGAATTATGTAGCCGTCGATGCTTATAGATTAGGAGAATTCCCCTGGTGGTTTCACACAGGATGGACTTCCCCACTTCAATTGCTGTTTGCTATTGCCATCCTCTTCGCTTATGCTAGATGGGCAACAATCCCTGGTCTCGTTCCAGTTGCTTTTGCAATATTTCTAAACTTTCCATATGCAAAGTTGATGCAGAATTGCCAAACCTGCTTCATGGATGCCCAGGATGAGAGACTCAGGGCCATGTCCGAGATCTTGAACAGTATTAAGATAATCAAGTTGCAGGTCTGGGAGGAGaaattcaaaaacttgattGGAACGCTGCGAGCTTCTGAATTCAAATGGCTATCCTCAGTGCAGTTCAACAAAACATATAATACTGTTCTTTATTGGATGTCACCCACATTCGTCTCGGCTGCAATTATTGCAGGCTGTGCAATGTTCGCAGGGACACCCTTGAATGCCGCAACGATTTTCACTATTCTTTCTACCATGCGGGTGATGGCAGAACCGGTGAGAATGTTGCCTGAAGCCATCTGCATCTTGATTCAAGTTAAGGTCTCGTTGGACAGATTGGACAGGTTCTTGATTGATGATGAACTCGAACTAATTGCGAGAGATGATGGTCAAATTTCTGATTCAAGCGtagaaataaatgaaggaaCCTTTTCTTGGGAACCAGATGCTCATACTCCAACACTGAGAGGGATAAGCTTAGCAGTAAGGCGAGGAGAGAAAATTGCCGTTTGTGGAGCAGTTGGTGCAGGAAAATCATCACTGTTACAAGCTATTCTTGGTGAAATGCCACGGCTTTCTGGATCT GTTAAGCTCTACGGGTCGGTGGCTTATGTTGCACAAATCGCCTGGATACAAAGTGGCACGGTTCGTGACAATGTGCTTTTTGGAAAGGAGAtggacaaatccaagtatgAGAAGGCCATAAAATCATGTGCTTTGGACAAGGACATAGAGAATTTTGCTCATGGAGACCTGACTGAGATAGGAGAGAGGGGGCTTAACTTGAGCGGAGGACAAAAACAGAGGATTCAGCTGGCAAGAGCTGTGTATAACGATGCTGATGTCTATCTCCTAGATGATCCTTTCAGTGCAGTTGATGCTCACACTGCTGCAACACTATTCAAT GACTGCGTTATGACTGCTTTGAAAAAGAAGACTGTAATTCTTGTTACCCACCAGGTTGAATTTCTGTCAGACATTGACCGGGTTCTG GTTATGGAAGGAGGAAAGGTAACCCAGTGTGGAAGCTATTATGAACTTTTGAAGGCTGGGATGGCATTTGAAATGCTTGTGACTGCACATAAGGAAGCAATGACTGTGCTGAATCCTACAACTTGTAGGTGGTCTAAGGAAGTGGAGAAGCCAAATTTATGCGACTCTCAAATTGGCAGATTGCAAGTAACACAAGAAAACTGCGAGGGTGATATTCCAGATAAGGAGGTGCCAAAAATGCAGCTAACTCAAGATGAAGAAAAGGAGATAGGTGACCTGGGGCTGAAACCATACCTAGACTATTTAAGAGTCTCAAGAGGGCATTTGTCCTTTTTGTTAGTTATATTGAGTCAAGGGACATTTGTTGTTCTGCAAATTTTGTCGACATATTGGTTGGCAACTGCTGTAACGGTACCATCTATTAGCCATGGAGTCCTTGTAGGAGTTTTTTCGGGAATTTCAGTATGCAGCGGTGTCTTTGCTTACCTGAGATCCCTATTTACAACAATTCTAGGACTTGAGGCTTCAAAAGCCTTTTTTTCTGGCTTCGTTGACTCTATATTCAGGGCTCCCATGTCATTCTTTGATTCAACTCCGGTAGGAAGGATTTTCACAAGG GCATCATCAGACATGAGTATGATGGATTTTGACATCCCATATGCTTTGACTTTTGCATTAGCAGCTTGGATTGAAGTCATAGCATTCTCGATTCTTATGTCTATAGTGACATGGCAGCTACTCATTGTGGTCATTCCAGCTATTTTGATCACTCTACGTCTTCAG AACTATTATCTAGCCTCTTCGAGGGAGCTGATCAGGATCAATGGAACTACAAAGGCACCTGTAATGAACTACGCAGCAGAAACAACCTTTGGTGCAGTAACCATAAGGGCCTTCTTCGAGATGGAAAGGTTTATAAAGAAGAACTTACAACTCATTGATAGAGACGCGAAGCTTTTCTTTTATACAAATGGTGCCATGGAATGGGTCCTTCTAAGGGTAGAAGCACTCCAAAATGCCATTGTTTTCGCTGCAACTCTCCTCCTTGTCGTTCTTCCGTCCGGCACAGTCACCGCAG AACTGGCAGGTCTCTCTCTGTCATATGCTCTTGCAATTACTGGGACACAGTCATTTGCAACTCGCTGGTGCAGCAATTTAGCGAACTACATCATCTCCGTCGAAAGAATAAAGCAGTTTATGAATCTTCCAACCGAGGCTCCATATATTGTTGATGACAATAGGCCACCATCAACTTGGCCAGAGAATGGGAAAATCGAACTGCAGGATTTGAAG ATAAGATACAGGCCAAATGCTCCATTGGTTCTGAAAGGAATCACATGTTCACTTGAAGCAGGGCACAGAATTGGAGTTGTTGGAAGAACAGGGAGCGGGAAAACAACCTTGATCAGCGCCTTGCTCCGGCTAGTTGAACCCGTGGGTGGTAGGATACTTATAGATGGACTGGACATTTGCTCCATGGGCTTGTGGGATCTGAGGTCGAAGCTTAGCATAATTCCTCAGGAGCCAACACTCTTCAGGGGTACTGTCAGAAGCAACCTGGATCCTCTAGGCCTGTATTCAGATCTCGAGATATGGGAG GCTCTGAGGAAGTGTCAGTTGTTCACCACAATCCGCAGTCTCCCGCATCAACTTGATACATCTG TGAGGGATGAAGGTGAAAATTGGAGCGCCGGGCAGCGCCAACTTTTCTGCCTTGGACGTGTACTTCTCAAGAGAAACAAGATCTTGGTTCTTGATGAAGCCACTGCATCTATTGACTCCGCCACCGATGCAATCCTTCAAAGAGTTATCAGACAAGAATTCTCCGACTGTACTGTCATCACCGTTGCCCACAGAGTCCCAACAGTCACAGACAGCGACATGGTCATGGTTCTCTCCTTCG GTGAGCTTTTGGAGTATGACAAGCCTGAAAAACTCATGGAGACGAACTCTTCCTTCGCCAAGCTCGTCGCCGAGTACTGGTCCAACTGTAGCAGGGAAAACTCATCGAACAATCTTTCAGAGCCCCAGTAG